A single Notoacmeibacter ruber DNA region contains:
- a CDS encoding carbohydrate ABC transporter permease: MATQHSRAAARLMISPAVILLALWMIVPLALTLYFSTLRYNLLMPGANPFVGLENYEYFFTDPAFTAALVNTLLLVGGVLIITVVGGTLLALLLDQPMWGQGIVRLLVIAPFFVMPTVSALVWKNMFMNPVNGLFAHIARFLGMQPFDFLAVAPLISIIVIVAWQWLPFATLILLTAMQSLDSEQLEAAEMDGASAFSRFFYIIVPHLSRAATVVILIQTIFLLSIFAEILVTTNGGPGVASTNLTYLVYIQSLLQFDVGLGSAGGVVAVILANIVAIFLMRMIGKNLDA; the protein is encoded by the coding sequence ATGGCGACCCAGCATTCGAGAGCCGCTGCGCGGCTGATGATATCGCCTGCCGTCATTCTGCTTGCGCTATGGATGATCGTGCCTCTGGCGCTGACGCTGTATTTCTCGACCCTTCGCTACAATCTGTTGATGCCGGGAGCGAACCCGTTCGTCGGCCTCGAAAACTACGAATACTTCTTCACCGATCCCGCTTTTACCGCCGCCTTGGTCAATACGCTGCTGCTTGTGGGTGGCGTGCTGATTATCACGGTTGTCGGCGGCACGCTCCTGGCTCTTCTTCTCGATCAGCCCATGTGGGGGCAGGGGATCGTTCGCCTTCTGGTCATCGCGCCGTTCTTCGTCATGCCGACGGTGTCCGCGCTGGTTTGGAAGAACATGTTCATGAATCCGGTCAACGGGCTCTTCGCCCATATCGCCCGTTTTCTTGGCATGCAGCCCTTCGATTTCCTCGCAGTGGCGCCGCTCATCTCGATCATCGTGATCGTTGCCTGGCAATGGCTGCCCTTTGCGACGCTCATTTTGCTGACGGCCATGCAATCGCTGGATAGCGAGCAACTGGAAGCCGCCGAGATGGATGGCGCGAGTGCGTTTTCCCGCTTCTTCTATATCATCGTCCCGCATCTTTCCCGCGCGGCCACGGTCGTCATTCTGATCCAGACGATCTTTCTTCTTTCGATCTTCGCCGAAATCCTGGTCACCACCAATGGCGGTCCGGGCGTTGCTTCGACGAACCTCACCTATCTCGTCTACATCCAGTCGCTTCTGCAATTCGATGTGGGGCTCGGCTCGGCCGGCGGCGTCGTTGCCGTCATCCTCGCCAATATCGTCGCGATCTTCCTGATGCGGATGATCGGCAAGAATCTGGACGCCTGA
- a CDS encoding ABC transporter ATP-binding protein, which translates to MGRITLEKVEKRFGDVEVIPPLDLTIEDGEFVVFVGPSGCGKSTLLRLIAGLEDVSGGEIRIDGEPATDLPPAKRRLAMVFQSYALYPHMSVRKNIAFPMKMAKVPEDEQKRRIDNAARALNLTDYLDRRPGQLSGGQRQRVAIGRAIVREPAAFLFDEPLSNLDAALRVGMRLEISELHSRLETTMVYVTHDQVEAMTMADKIVVLRAGNIEQVGSPLELYRQPRNLFVAGFIGSPKMNLFDGPEAAKHNAHTIGIRPEHIDVSTESGEWSGTIGVAEHLGSDTYFHVHDTGLAETITIRAGGEVSLHHGDKVYLTPQSDKIHRFDEAGLLIQ; encoded by the coding sequence ATGGGACGCATTACACTCGAGAAGGTGGAGAAGAGGTTCGGTGACGTGGAGGTCATTCCGCCTCTCGACCTGACGATCGAGGATGGCGAGTTCGTCGTTTTCGTCGGCCCTTCGGGCTGCGGCAAGTCCACGCTGCTGCGCCTTATCGCCGGTCTGGAGGATGTTTCAGGCGGCGAAATCCGCATCGACGGCGAGCCGGCGACCGACCTTCCGCCGGCCAAGCGCCGCCTCGCCATGGTGTTCCAGAGCTATGCGCTCTATCCGCACATGTCGGTCCGCAAGAACATCGCCTTCCCGATGAAGATGGCCAAGGTGCCTGAGGACGAACAGAAAAGGCGGATCGATAACGCGGCGCGCGCCCTCAATCTCACCGATTATCTCGACCGTCGTCCGGGCCAGCTTTCCGGCGGTCAGCGCCAGCGTGTCGCGATCGGCCGGGCGATTGTCCGCGAGCCGGCGGCCTTTCTTTTCGATGAGCCGCTTTCCAACCTCGACGCGGCCTTGCGTGTCGGTATGCGTCTGGAGATTTCAGAGCTTCATTCGCGACTGGAAACGACCATGGTCTATGTGACCCACGATCAGGTCGAGGCGATGACGATGGCCGACAAGATCGTCGTCTTGCGGGCGGGCAATATCGAGCAGGTGGGCAGTCCGCTGGAGCTCTATCGGCAGCCGCGCAATCTCTTTGTCGCCGGGTTTATCGGTTCTCCGAAAATGAATCTTTTCGACGGCCCGGAAGCCGCCAAGCACAACGCTCACACGATCGGTATCCGGCCGGAGCATATCGACGTGTCGACGGAAAGCGGCGAGTGGAGTGGTACGATCGGCGTGGCCGAACATCTCGGCTCGGATACCTATTTCCATGTGCACGATACGGGCCTTGCCGAAACGATTACGATCCGTGCCGGCGGCGAGGTCAGCCTCCACCACGGCGACAAGGTCTATCTGACGCCGCAGTCCGACAAGATCCATCGTTTCGACGAGGCGGGTCTGCTGATCCAATAG
- a CDS encoding carbohydrate ABC transporter permease has product MARSVTPSRKAWNTGIAWIIGLLIFFPILWTILTSFKTEAEAIASPPSFLFFEWTLDNYTAVQERSSYFRHFWNSVVISLGSTIIGLLVAVPAAWAMAFVPGKQTRNVLMWMLSTKMLPPVGVLVPIYLIFRDVGLLDTQLGLVLVLMLINLPIIVWMLYTYFKEIPGEILEAARMDGATLRSEVLYVLLPMAVPGIASTLLLNIILAWNEAFWTLNLTAANSAPLTAFIASYSSPEGLFYAKLSAASTMAIAPILIMGWFSQKQLVRGLTFGAVK; this is encoded by the coding sequence ATGGCCCGCTCTGTCACACCGTCTCGCAAGGCCTGGAATACGGGGATCGCCTGGATCATCGGCCTCCTGATCTTCTTTCCGATCCTGTGGACCATCCTCACCAGCTTCAAGACGGAAGCCGAAGCGATCGCATCGCCGCCATCCTTCCTGTTCTTTGAATGGACGCTCGATAACTATACGGCCGTTCAGGAGCGCTCGAGCTATTTCCGTCACTTCTGGAACTCTGTGGTGATCTCGCTCGGTTCGACGATTATCGGTCTTCTGGTGGCGGTGCCTGCGGCGTGGGCCATGGCCTTCGTTCCCGGCAAGCAGACCAGAAACGTCCTGATGTGGATGCTGTCGACGAAGATGCTGCCGCCGGTCGGCGTCCTCGTGCCGATCTATCTGATCTTCCGTGATGTCGGACTTCTGGATACACAACTCGGGCTGGTGCTCGTGCTGATGCTGATCAATCTGCCGATCATCGTCTGGATGCTTTATACCTACTTCAAGGAGATCCCAGGGGAGATCCTGGAGGCCGCCCGCATGGACGGCGCCACGCTGCGGTCTGAAGTGCTCTACGTTCTGCTGCCCATGGCTGTGCCGGGCATCGCGTCCACCTTGCTCCTGAACATCATTCTTGCCTGGAACGAGGCGTTCTGGACCCTCAACCTGACGGCTGCCAACTCGGCGCCACTGACGGCATTCATCGCCAGCTACTCCTCACCGGAGGGGCTTTTCTACGCCAAGCTGTCCGCTGCCTCCACCATGGCCATCGCACCGATCCTGATCATGGGCTGGTTCAGCCAAAAACAGCTCGTCCGCGGCCTGACCTTCGGCGCGGTGAAATAG
- a CDS encoding LacI family DNA-binding transcriptional regulator, protein MSRDTEKNVKKQKINTMKELSVAIGVSRPTLSRYFQDPDSVRRSTSERIRRELEKIEYVPNFFATRMNRKTTGLIGVIIPYLNDLFFTNLLQAIESAAMEAGFTVIMQCSHSDPQIEARAAETFMSMSMDGALVVPLGNQSDIKTHERLNARLPYVLVDSRPNTMPDVDFVGTDHPRSTRLITEYLCRVGESPILLGMPRVNFNALERERAYIAVMESLGHEPVVIGTDLVEEGWYFESHGEAVLDAAFARGRFTDRSILCVNDRVAIGALRAASRHGLVPGRGASGGLRIAGHDDYPLCPYTTPALTTVAQDVEKIGRAAVSRLVRKMQGKAEGTSPEIELFDGVLKLRESA, encoded by the coding sequence ATGTCACGTGATACCGAAAAGAATGTGAAGAAGCAGAAGATCAACACCATGAAGGAGTTGTCGGTGGCGATTGGCGTATCGCGCCCGACGCTCTCGCGCTATTTTCAGGATCCGGACAGTGTTCGGCGCTCGACGTCGGAGCGAATCCGGCGCGAGCTGGAGAAGATCGAATACGTACCGAACTTCTTTGCCACGCGGATGAACCGGAAAACGACCGGTCTCATCGGCGTCATCATTCCCTATCTGAACGATCTGTTCTTCACCAACCTTCTTCAGGCGATCGAGAGTGCGGCCATGGAGGCGGGTTTCACCGTCATCATGCAGTGCTCGCATTCCGATCCACAGATCGAAGCGCGGGCGGCCGAAACCTTCATGTCGATGAGCATGGATGGTGCTCTTGTCGTGCCGCTCGGCAACCAGAGTGACATTAAGACGCACGAACGGCTCAATGCACGGTTGCCATATGTGCTGGTCGACTCCCGGCCAAACACCATGCCGGATGTTGATTTTGTTGGTACAGACCATCCTAGAAGCACCAGGTTGATCACCGAATATCTATGCCGGGTCGGCGAGTCACCAATCCTACTCGGCATGCCGCGGGTGAATTTCAACGCGTTGGAACGGGAGCGCGCCTATATCGCTGTCATGGAAAGTCTCGGTCACGAGCCGGTCGTGATCGGTACGGATCTCGTGGAGGAAGGCTGGTATTTCGAGTCCCATGGCGAGGCGGTGCTTGACGCGGCTTTCGCGCGTGGCCGGTTCACCGACCGCTCCATCCTCTGCGTCAATGATCGCGTCGCCATCGGGGCTCTGCGGGCTGCCTCGCGGCACGGCCTTGTCCCGGGGCGAGGCGCTTCCGGCGGTTTGAGGATCGCCGGCCATGATGATTATCCCCTCTGCCCCTACACCACGCCCGCGCTGACGACGGTGGCTCAGGATGTGGAGAAAATCGGCCGGGCAGCCGTCTCGCGACTGGTTCGCAAAATGCAGGGCAAGGCCGAGGGTACATCTCCCGAGATCGAACTTTTCGACGGCGTCCTCAAGCTCCGCGAGTCGGCCTGA
- a CDS encoding ABC transporter substrate-binding protein — MISKRTLLGSVVGLGMAAGMAHSAMAESITVATVNNGDMIRMQELASQWEQETGNTINWVVLEENVLRQRVTQDIATGGGQFDILTIGTYEVPIWAKQDWLVALDDLGDDYDIDDLLPAVRKALSADDTLYAAPFYGESAMIMYRTDLAEKAGVEISDQPTWSEIKAAAEAMTDKDNEVYGICLRGKPGWGENMAFITAMANSYGARWFDMDWKAQFDSPEWKATLNDYLTLMNEYGPPGASSNGFNENLSLFQQGKCGMWIDATVAAGFVTNPDDSQVADSVGFAQFPNKEGVDNHGNWLWAWSLAIPSSSEAQDTAKDFIGWATSKEYTKLVADKQGWRSVPPGTRTSLYENEEYKDEAPFAEMTLNSMNAVDTQKPSVQEIPYTGAQFVAIPEFQGIGTAVGQQFSAALAGQTSADQALSNAQQVTQREIDRAGY, encoded by the coding sequence ATGATTTCTAAACGCACCCTTCTCGGGTCTGTCGTCGGCCTTGGCATGGCGGCTGGAATGGCTCATTCGGCGATGGCCGAATCCATCACCGTGGCCACGGTCAACAATGGCGACATGATCCGCATGCAGGAACTTGCCTCCCAGTGGGAGCAGGAAACTGGCAACACCATCAACTGGGTTGTTCTGGAAGAGAACGTGCTGCGGCAGCGCGTCACGCAGGACATCGCGACCGGCGGTGGCCAGTTCGACATTCTGACAATCGGTACGTACGAAGTTCCGATCTGGGCGAAACAGGATTGGCTGGTGGCGCTGGATGATCTCGGCGATGATTATGACATCGACGACCTCCTGCCGGCTGTTCGCAAAGCGCTTTCCGCCGACGACACGCTCTATGCCGCTCCGTTTTACGGCGAATCGGCCATGATCATGTACCGGACCGATCTGGCCGAAAAGGCTGGCGTCGAGATTTCGGATCAGCCGACCTGGTCGGAGATCAAGGCTGCAGCCGAGGCGATGACCGACAAGGACAACGAGGTCTACGGCATCTGCCTGCGTGGCAAGCCGGGCTGGGGTGAAAACATGGCGTTCATTACCGCCATGGCCAATTCCTACGGCGCGCGCTGGTTCGACATGGATTGGAAAGCCCAGTTCGACAGTCCCGAATGGAAGGCGACCCTCAACGACTATCTGACACTGATGAACGAGTACGGGCCTCCCGGCGCGTCCTCCAACGGCTTCAACGAGAACCTTTCGCTGTTTCAGCAGGGCAAGTGCGGCATGTGGATCGACGCCACCGTGGCGGCCGGTTTCGTGACCAATCCCGATGACAGCCAGGTGGCCGACAGCGTCGGCTTTGCGCAGTTCCCCAATAAGGAAGGCGTGGACAACCATGGCAACTGGCTCTGGGCATGGAGCCTTGCGATCCCGTCTTCATCCGAAGCGCAGGATACCGCCAAGGATTTCATCGGTTGGGCGACGAGCAAGGAATACACCAAGCTCGTCGCCGACAAACAGGGCTGGCGCTCGGTTCCGCCCGGCACGCGGACGTCTCTTTATGAAAACGAGGAGTACAAGGACGAGGCACCCTTCGCCGAGATGACCCTCAATTCGATGAATGCGGTCGATACGCAGAAGCCGTCGGTTCAGGAAATCCCGTATACCGGCGCTCAGTTCGTCGCCATTCCCGAGTTCCAGGGTATCGGCACCGCCGTGGGACAGCAGTTCTCCGCTGCGCTTGCCGGGCAGACCTCGGCTGATCAGGCGCTCTCCAACGCCCAGCAGGTGACACAGCGCGAGATCGATCGCGCCGGTTACTGA